From Caloranaerobacter sp. TR13, one genomic window encodes:
- a CDS encoding thioesterase family protein yields MEFNLKVGLEGIAEKIVTEDDTAAKFGSGDVYVFATPMMIGLMENAALNAVDKELGEGYATVGIHVDIKHLGATPVGMKVKGIAKLTKIDGKKLYFDVEAYDEEKLIGKGTHTRYIINVKEFFEKIKK; encoded by the coding sequence ATGGAGTTTAATTTAAAAGTTGGTTTAGAAGGTATAGCAGAGAAGATTGTAACTGAAGATGATACGGCTGCAAAATTTGGTAGCGGAGATGTTTATGTTTTTGCTACACCAATGATGATAGGGCTTATGGAAAATGCTGCATTGAATGCAGTAGACAAGGAGTTAGGAGAAGGTTATGCGACTGTAGGAATACATGTAGATATTAAGCATTTAGGGGCTACACCAGTTGGTATGAAAGTAAAAGGTATAGCAAAACTTACGAAGATAGATGGTAAAAAATTATATTTTGATGTAGAAGCTTACGATGAAGAAAAGTTAATAGGAAAGGGTACACATACTAGATACATAATAAATGTAAAAGAGTTTTTTGAAAAGATAAAAAAATAG
- a CDS encoding methylmalonyl-CoA mutase, which produces MFDNEKLGKISEAKREWEDSTLSKTISRFPERKEKFTTGSGLEVKRLYTPEDIKDLDYNEDLGYPGQYPFTRGVQPTMYRGRLWTMRQYAGFATAEESNKRYKYLLEQGQTGLSVAFDLPTQIGYDSDHPLSEGEVGKVGVAVDSLKDMEILFDGIPLDKVSTSMTINAPAAVLLAMYIAVAEKQGVSKDKLRGTIQNDILKEYIARGTYIFPPQPSMRLITDIFEYCSKNVPNWNTISISGYHIREAGSTAVQEVAFTIANGIAYVEAAIKAGLDVDSFAPRLSFFFNAHNDLLEEVAKFRAARKLWARIMKERFNAKNKKSMVMKFHTQTAGSTLTAQQPDNNIIRVTIQTLAAVLGGTQSLHTNSRDEALALPTEDSVRIALRTQQIVAHESGVTETIDPLAGSYYIESLTKRIEEEAYEYIKKIDELGGSPKAIEKGFIQKEIQDSAYRYQMEVETGKRIVVGVNKYQIEEEGHKDILKVDPSVGELQKEKLRKLREERDNERVKEALEALRKAAKTNENTMPYILDAVKAYATLGEICGVLREEFGEYQPSIIL; this is translated from the coding sequence ATGTTTGATAATGAAAAACTAGGCAAAATTTCAGAAGCTAAGAGGGAATGGGAAGATTCCACATTATCAAAAACTATTTCAAGATTTCCTGAGAGAAAAGAAAAATTCACAACAGGTTCAGGATTAGAAGTTAAGAGACTTTATACACCAGAAGATATTAAGGATTTGGATTATAATGAAGATCTAGGATACCCTGGGCAATATCCATTTACACGTGGTGTACAGCCTACGATGTACAGAGGTAGACTTTGGACAATGAGACAATATGCAGGTTTTGCAACAGCAGAAGAATCAAATAAGAGATATAAGTATTTACTAGAGCAAGGACAAACTGGACTTAGTGTAGCTTTTGACTTGCCAACTCAGATTGGATACGATTCAGATCATCCTCTTTCAGAAGGAGAGGTAGGTAAGGTTGGAGTTGCTGTTGATTCTCTTAAAGATATGGAGATTCTTTTTGATGGTATTCCTCTAGATAAGGTAAGTACTTCTATGACTATAAATGCTCCTGCTGCGGTATTATTAGCTATGTATATAGCAGTAGCAGAAAAACAAGGAGTATCAAAAGATAAATTAAGAGGAACTATACAAAATGATATTTTAAAGGAATATATAGCGAGAGGAACTTATATATTCCCACCTCAACCTTCAATGAGACTTATTACAGATATATTTGAATACTGCTCAAAAAATGTTCCAAATTGGAATACAATAAGTATCAGTGGATACCACATAAGAGAAGCAGGTTCTACAGCTGTTCAAGAGGTTGCTTTTACTATTGCTAATGGTATAGCTTATGTTGAGGCAGCTATTAAAGCTGGGCTTGATGTTGATTCATTTGCACCTAGATTATCATTTTTCTTTAATGCTCATAATGACCTATTAGAGGAAGTTGCTAAGTTTAGAGCAGCTAGAAAATTATGGGCGAGAATTATGAAAGAAAGATTTAATGCTAAGAATAAGAAATCAATGGTTATGAAATTCCATACTCAAACAGCTGGTTCTACTTTAACAGCTCAGCAGCCAGACAATAACATAATTCGTGTAACAATTCAAACTTTAGCAGCTGTGTTAGGTGGAACCCAATCACTTCATACTAATTCTAGAGATGAAGCATTGGCATTACCAACAGAAGATTCAGTTAGAATAGCTTTAAGAACTCAGCAAATAGTAGCTCATGAAAGTGGAGTTACTGAAACTATAGATCCATTAGCAGGTTCATACTATATAGAAAGTTTAACTAAGAGAATAGAAGAAGAAGCTTACGAGTACATTAAGAAAATAGATGAACTTGGCGGTTCTCCTAAAGCTATAGAAAAAGGATTTATACAAAAAGAAATTCAAGATAGTGCATATAGATATCAAATGGAAGTAGAAACAGGAAAGAGAATAGTAGTTGGTGTTAATAAATATCAAATAGAAGAAGAAGGGCATAAAGACATATTAAAAGTAGATCCTTCAGTAGGTGAATTGCAGAAAGAAAAATTAAGAAAATTAAGAGAAGAAAGAGATAATGAAAGAGTAAAAGAAGCTCTTGAAGCTTTAAGGAAAGCTGCAAAAACTAACGAAAATACAATGCCATATATTTTAGATGCAGTTAAAGCTTATGCTACATTAGGAGAAATCTGTGGTGTACTAAGAGAAGAGTTTGGAGAATATCAACCTTCAATAATTCTATAA
- a CDS encoding cobalamin B12-binding domain-containing protein, with translation MSERPIRVLVAKPGLDGHDRGAKVIARALRDAGMEVIYTGLRQTPEQIVAAAIQEDVDVVAMSILSGAHNHLFPKVVNLLREQGAEDVLVVGGGVIPEDDIPFLKESGISEIFTPGTPTSVAIDYIREHVKRK, from the coding sequence ATGAGTGAAAGACCTATTAGAGTACTAGTAGCCAAGCCAGGACTAGATGGCCATGATAGAGGAGCAAAGGTAATTGCTAGAGCACTTAGAGATGCTGGCATGGAGGTTATTTATACAGGTTTAAGACAAACTCCAGAGCAAATTGTTGCAGCTGCTATTCAAGAGGATGTAGATGTAGTAGCTATGAGTATATTATCAGGCGCTCACAATCATTTGTTTCCAAAAGTAGTTAATTTATTAAGAGAACAGGGCGCTGAAGATGTTTTAGTAGTAGGTGGTGGAGTTATTCCTGAGGATGATATACCTTTCTTGAAAGAATCAGGAATATCAGAAATATTTACTCCTGGTACTCCAACATCAGTAGCAATAGACTATATTAGGGAACATGTTAAAAGAAAATAG